From Rubripirellula reticaptiva, the proteins below share one genomic window:
- a CDS encoding LpxI family protein, whose amino-acid sequence MRSSDIMTLQPSESSLPPIGIVAGWGNFPVEVALALVRSGHSVSCIAIKGHASTALESICDDVLWSGVGKVGKHLRYFRRSGIRHVTMAGKLFKADLLYSGSIWLQHFPDLTCLRTFGPALLGRKRDARDDSLLLAVTKTYIRSGIEICAATDFAPELLVKSGILTGKAPSAQLQNDIDAGWAVAKQMGGMDIGQTITIKDGTVIAVEAIEGTDACIERTGKLCRKGGWTLVKVSKPNQDMRFDVPTIGPQTIEKVRAAGGTAIVIEADKTIVVEREKTIADARAAGITMIAIENSQLHRSSDPAAWQAA is encoded by the coding sequence ATGCGATCAAGCGATATCATGACCCTCCAGCCATCTGAATCTTCACTTCCGCCGATCGGTATCGTCGCGGGCTGGGGCAACTTTCCCGTCGAAGTCGCCCTGGCACTGGTCCGCAGCGGCCACTCGGTTTCCTGCATCGCTATCAAGGGTCACGCCAGCACGGCGCTTGAATCTATCTGCGACGACGTCTTATGGTCGGGCGTGGGCAAGGTTGGCAAACACCTGCGATATTTCCGCCGCAGCGGCATTCGGCACGTCACGATGGCGGGTAAACTGTTCAAAGCCGACCTGCTTTACAGCGGTTCGATCTGGTTGCAACACTTCCCCGACCTCACCTGCCTGCGAACCTTTGGCCCAGCGCTGCTTGGTCGCAAACGTGACGCCCGGGACGACAGTTTGCTGCTGGCCGTCACCAAGACTTACATTCGAAGCGGCATCGAGATCTGCGCCGCCACTGATTTTGCACCGGAGCTTCTAGTGAAAAGCGGAATATTGACGGGCAAAGCCCCCAGCGCTCAACTGCAAAACGATATCGACGCGGGCTGGGCAGTCGCCAAACAAATGGGCGGCATGGACATCGGACAAACGATCACGATCAAAGACGGAACCGTCATCGCGGTCGAAGCCATCGAAGGCACCGATGCCTGCATCGAACGCACTGGGAAACTGTGCCGAAAGGGCGGATGGACACTGGTAAAAGTCAGCAAACCCAATCAAGACATGCGTTTCGACGTGCCAACGATCGGCCCGCAAACGATCGAAAAAGTTCGCGCAGCGGGCGGCACTGCGATCGTGATCGAAGCAGATAAAACAATTGTTGTCGAACGCGAAAAGACGATCGCCGATGCGCGGGCTGCTGGGATCACGATGATTGCGATCGAAAACAGCCAACTGCACCGGAGCAGCGACCCCGCTGCTTGGCAAGCCGCATGA
- a CDS encoding DUF167 domain-containing protein: MRISIHATASARQNHVGGCHDDALRVSVTAVADKGKANKAIAKALSKAMAIKPSQIELIGGQTNRRKVFQISDPPVDLAVRIEDLMNQS, encoded by the coding sequence ATGCGAATCTCGATTCACGCGACAGCATCAGCCAGACAAAACCACGTCGGTGGATGCCATGATGATGCGCTTCGAGTTTCGGTGACCGCCGTGGCGGACAAAGGCAAAGCCAACAAGGCGATCGCCAAGGCACTTTCGAAAGCGATGGCAATCAAGCCATCGCAAATCGAACTTATCGGCGGTCAAACCAACCGCCGTAAAGTATTCCAGATCAGCGATCCGCCCGTCGACTTGGCAGTGAGAATTGAAGATCTGATGAACCAGTCGTGA
- a CDS encoding GNAT family N-acetyltransferase: MFTIETTSDIAELLSNADAWNRLSRGVPFRETSWLGAWWEAMNGGRQAYVLVARDSDGNMRGLLPLYQYGPGVLAMIGDGEACTDHVSVLADEADAAEVGFAMGMHLAKSASDANWGWEVIDIDGVVEGDEPMSALASGLKKGGATLHAQSRMSVWYRAADTSWDEHLKRHGKTQRRQMRRWADQLKTMEKVVATSDAEVDELLGFVIEMHQRRWVAAGEAGSFANESFRSFMIETAKQFLSRDQLYLAVLKHEGTPIAGELKFIGGNKVLYSYSAGYDINFAELEPGRLMCIDGLLEIYERGFVGLDFMRGDETYKSRYSTESHRLFRMRAVAPTLMPRLRHAAWCTGFELKQWVRRQSGRPVIVVQDPTSLATINLPVSPNA; encoded by the coding sequence ATGTTCACGATTGAAACCACTAGCGACATCGCAGAACTCCTATCGAATGCTGACGCGTGGAACCGGCTTTCGCGAGGAGTTCCATTCCGCGAAACATCGTGGCTGGGTGCATGGTGGGAAGCCATGAACGGGGGGCGCCAAGCCTACGTGCTAGTCGCTCGTGATTCAGACGGAAACATGCGAGGCCTGCTGCCGTTGTACCAATACGGTCCGGGTGTTCTTGCCATGATCGGCGACGGCGAAGCCTGTACGGACCACGTTTCGGTTTTGGCCGACGAGGCCGATGCGGCAGAGGTTGGTTTCGCAATGGGGATGCATTTAGCAAAGTCGGCTTCGGACGCGAACTGGGGCTGGGAAGTCATCGACATCGACGGCGTGGTCGAGGGCGACGAACCGATGTCCGCGTTGGCATCCGGATTGAAAAAGGGTGGTGCGACGCTACACGCCCAAAGCCGCATGAGCGTTTGGTACCGAGCTGCCGACACGTCCTGGGACGAACATCTTAAACGCCACGGCAAAACTCAGCGACGACAAATGCGACGCTGGGCCGATCAACTCAAGACGATGGAAAAAGTTGTCGCAACAAGCGACGCAGAAGTCGACGAACTGCTCGGATTTGTGATCGAAATGCACCAGCGCCGTTGGGTTGCTGCCGGCGAAGCGGGTAGTTTCGCAAACGAGTCGTTTCGTAGCTTCATGATTGAAACGGCAAAGCAGTTTCTCAGTCGCGATCAGCTTTACTTGGCCGTGCTAAAACACGAGGGCACGCCGATCGCTGGCGAATTAAAATTCATTGGCGGGAACAAAGTTCTTTACAGCTATAGCGCCGGCTATGACATCAACTTTGCTGAACTCGAGCCGGGACGGCTGATGTGCATTGACGGTCTGCTGGAGATATACGAACGAGGCTTTGTGGGGCTCGATTTCATGCGTGGCGATGAAACCTACAAATCACGATACTCGACTGAATCGCATCGCTTGTTTCGTATGCGAGCCGTCGCTCCGACGCTGATGCCACGCCTTCGTCACGCGGCTTGGTGTACCGGTTTCGAGCTGAAACAATGGGTCAGACGGCAAAGCGGACGCCCTGTGATTGTGGTTCAAGATCCCACATCGCTGGCCACGATCAACCTGCCCGTCTCGCCAAACGCTTAG
- a CDS encoding SpoVG family protein, which produces MEITEIRIKLMEGSEDRLRAFCSITIDNAFVVRDLKIIDGTSGPFVAMPSRKLSGHCNRCNYKNHLRASYCNQCGTKIQNDSHDNHDQPQKLYADVAHPINSECRELIQNAVITEFEAELSRCQQPGYRSRYDDDFADVDSDAPQAIIDSPKPQHKPAPPRPHFIDPPSGGRESASVDSNDDDSFGAGIFSG; this is translated from the coding sequence ATGGAAATCACCGAGATTCGAATCAAGTTGATGGAAGGCTCCGAAGACCGCCTTCGTGCATTCTGTTCGATCACAATTGACAACGCATTTGTGGTCCGTGATCTGAAAATCATCGATGGAACCAGCGGTCCATTCGTAGCAATGCCCAGTCGAAAGTTGAGCGGGCATTGCAACCGATGCAACTACAAGAATCACTTACGAGCGTCGTACTGCAATCAATGTGGGACAAAAATCCAAAACGATTCGCACGACAATCACGACCAACCACAAAAGTTGTACGCCGACGTTGCCCACCCGATCAACAGCGAGTGTCGCGAGCTGATCCAAAACGCCGTCATCACTGAATTCGAAGCTGAATTGAGCCGATGTCAACAACCCGGTTACCGATCACGCTACGACGATGACTTTGCGGACGTCGACTCCGACGCACCGCAGGCGATTATCGATTCGCCCAAGCCGCAACACAAACCGGCACCGCCACGACCACACTTCATCGATCCACCATCGGGCGGACGCGAATCCGCCAGCGTCGATTCCAATGATGACGATTCATTCGGCGCAGGAATCTTCAGCGGCTAG
- the ispE gene encoding 4-(cytidine 5'-diphospho)-2-C-methyl-D-erythritol kinase, protein MIDDTRPRESPVISTNGSPQLLPIDAIARTRAPAKLNLFLELVNRRDDGFHNIDTVMVPIDWCDQLQVTRSVDPGVRLSLDWLPSREIVAQRLQIENDPQREASMLSIPTDKTNLVTRALMRVAEVFELETGFDCKLLKTIPAGAGMGGASSDAASAIACAAKLISVSPRHPALIEVAAEIGSDVPFFLGLGSEPMSAIRATGRGENLAPVAMGGRLDFVVIYPSVSLSTAKVYAASQVPADPRNAADLVLSLANANHEAIEESMMNRLSHPARILAPQIDEIIESVWRAGCRTCQLTGSGSACFALVRSPVEARRLAKKLRASLRETAHPGGGAIVAATRTTRVPAIVSIH, encoded by the coding sequence ATGATCGACGACACCCGCCCCCGTGAATCGCCAGTTATATCAACCAACGGATCGCCCCAACTATTGCCGATCGATGCGATTGCTCGGACTCGCGCGCCAGCGAAACTGAATCTGTTTTTAGAATTAGTCAATCGCCGCGACGATGGTTTTCACAACATTGACACCGTGATGGTTCCGATCGATTGGTGTGACCAACTGCAGGTTACAAGATCAGTGGATCCAGGGGTTCGATTGTCGCTCGATTGGCTGCCATCACGTGAAATCGTCGCTCAACGGTTGCAAATCGAAAACGATCCTCAGCGCGAAGCATCGATGTTGTCGATTCCAACCGACAAAACGAACCTTGTCACGCGAGCCCTGATGCGGGTCGCCGAAGTCTTTGAACTTGAAACGGGTTTCGATTGCAAACTGTTGAAGACCATTCCCGCCGGCGCTGGCATGGGCGGCGCCAGCAGTGATGCTGCGTCCGCAATCGCATGCGCCGCAAAACTGATCTCAGTTTCGCCGCGACACCCAGCATTGATCGAGGTCGCAGCGGAAATTGGTAGTGACGTGCCGTTTTTCTTGGGACTCGGCAGCGAGCCGATGTCAGCGATCCGAGCCACGGGGCGAGGTGAAAACCTCGCGCCGGTGGCCATGGGTGGACGACTGGATTTCGTGGTCATCTACCCAAGTGTCAGTCTTTCAACCGCAAAAGTTTACGCAGCTTCCCAAGTTCCCGCGGATCCCCGCAACGCAGCGGATCTTGTTTTGTCGCTTGCCAATGCGAATCATGAAGCCATTGAAGAGTCGATGATGAATCGATTATCCCATCCTGCCAGAATACTTGCACCGCAAATTGACGAAATCATAGAATCGGTGTGGCGGGCGGGCTGCAGAACGTGTCAATTGACAGGCAGTGGTTCGGCGTGCTTCGCGCTGGTTCGCTCACCCGTTGAAGCTCGTCGGTTGGCAAAAAAGCTGCGGGCTTCACTTCGGGAAACCGCGCACCCGGGAGGCGGTGCGATCGTTGCCGCGACTCGCACCACGCGAGTTCCAGCAATTGTAAGTATCCACTAA
- a CDS encoding YdjY domain-containing protein — protein MKIKQEASMFVRSIGQFIWILTIGFGCQGLGLAQETKQAANPDAETEKEIRMLPSIDDPSDDEKEQTPVDEMVTRDQVAAKAFGPPPGAKSISPRNLWIDAKKSFVILDGYVAMNDGPLEMFACPAGTKEHESVVATIAKSSEVHAALLAVNAQSGTTVRFLPRYVPATGQRIRVWVCYRDKDGKFHAVDGRKWVQRAESGKSMEVDWVFAGSGFWTDPSDNHEYYRADSGDMICVSNFSTAMMDIPVASSADASQLDYTPMTKIIPQRGTPVRMVLVPIPVPTDTDDEKAKEIKPPTEDILPAVR, from the coding sequence GTGAAAATTAAACAGGAAGCATCGATGTTCGTTAGGTCGATTGGACAATTCATCTGGATACTCACCATTGGTTTCGGCTGCCAAGGTCTGGGACTTGCCCAGGAAACGAAGCAAGCCGCAAATCCGGACGCGGAAACCGAGAAAGAGATTCGGATGCTGCCGTCCATCGACGATCCGTCGGACGACGAGAAAGAGCAGACACCGGTCGACGAGATGGTCACTCGAGACCAAGTGGCAGCCAAAGCGTTTGGTCCGCCGCCCGGGGCAAAGTCGATCAGTCCGCGGAATCTTTGGATCGATGCGAAAAAGTCATTTGTCATTCTGGACGGTTACGTTGCCATGAATGACGGGCCGCTGGAAATGTTCGCCTGTCCTGCCGGAACCAAAGAACACGAATCAGTGGTGGCAACGATCGCCAAGTCATCCGAAGTTCATGCGGCTTTGTTGGCGGTCAACGCTCAGTCTGGCACGACGGTTCGATTCTTGCCTCGCTATGTGCCGGCCACCGGACAGCGGATTCGTGTCTGGGTCTGCTACCGAGATAAAGACGGCAAGTTCCACGCGGTCGACGGCCGAAAGTGGGTTCAGCGGGCCGAGTCCGGAAAGTCGATGGAAGTCGATTGGGTTTTCGCGGGCAGCGGGTTCTGGACTGATCCGTCCGACAATCACGAATATTACCGAGCCGACTCCGGTGACATGATTTGTGTTTCGAACTTCAGCACGGCCATGATGGACATACCCGTCGCAAGCAGTGCCGACGCTAGTCAATTGGACTATACGCCAATGACCAAAATCATTCCCCAGCGGGGAACGCCGGTACGGATGGTGCTGGTTCCGATTCCAGTTCCAACCGACACGGACGATGAAAAAGCCAAGGAAATCAAACCGCCAACCGAAGACATTTTGCCTGCGGTCCGCTAA
- a CDS encoding YggS family pyridoxal phosphate-dependent enzyme: MDDDSQNRLNENWNAVLSDVHQAATDAGRDPNSVTVIGVTKYVDAEITAMLVDAGCDNLGENRPQVLWQKAEILSLDDSVQWHVIGNLQRNKTRRTLRHRPVIHSVDSEKLLTTIAQESSAAGITTDVLLEVNASGDESKTGMTPDELRVVLGTMPSDSVRVIGIMAMAGWDTDSSAAQSQFSETRELRDTLATEFGLELPHLSMGMSGDFAEAIAEGATMVRIGSRLFEGVTDIGHG; encoded by the coding sequence ATGGACGACGATTCGCAAAACCGCCTAAACGAAAACTGGAACGCGGTATTAAGTGACGTTCACCAAGCAGCGACCGATGCGGGACGTGACCCGAATTCAGTCACCGTGATTGGCGTGACCAAGTACGTCGACGCTGAGATCACGGCGATGTTAGTCGACGCGGGCTGTGACAACCTCGGTGAAAACCGCCCCCAAGTGCTCTGGCAAAAAGCCGAGATTTTGTCGCTGGACGATTCAGTGCAGTGGCACGTAATCGGCAACCTGCAACGCAACAAAACACGTCGGACGCTGCGTCATCGGCCAGTGATCCATTCAGTCGACAGCGAGAAGCTACTTACCACGATCGCCCAGGAATCGTCGGCCGCAGGGATCACGACCGACGTGCTGCTTGAAGTCAACGCGAGCGGCGACGAATCGAAAACCGGCATGACCCCCGACGAACTCCGCGTGGTCCTTGGCACGATGCCCAGCGACAGTGTGCGAGTAATCGGCATCATGGCCATGGCCGGCTGGGACACCGACTCGTCAGCCGCTCAGTCCCAGTTCTCCGAAACCCGTGAACTTCGCGACACGCTAGCCACTGAATTTGGGCTGGAATTGCCGCATCTTTCAATGGGAATGAGCGGCGACTTCGCCGAAGCGATTGCCGAAGGCGCCACCATGGTGCGAATCGGGTCGCGATTATTCGAAGGCGTCACCGACATCGGTCACGGATAG
- a CDS encoding outer membrane protein assembly factor BamB family protein — protein MKSLCLNRVLLSVLIGAVSLCGRRALADSPSQWNRFHGDNGQGYVADGTLPAAWDASDYTWTRKLGSRDVSSPIVVGDSVMLLVSHPEKQKIAVEALDLASGKLKWSKSFDQVPHHLHTRNTLAASTPAGDDEFIFAAWSDPMHTILKCFDHDGNVVWSRDFGTWQSQHGFGTSPVIIGDLVVLLNSQQAEQLKEGQQAGVSRMIALDRESGQTVWESPLTTTRSCYGVPAVYEKDGEVNQIIASNSGNGLFAIDPASGKMLWSIPVFSQRSCSTPIVVGDVAIGSHGSGGGGNELVAVRIPATKDAQPEELYRIIRNAPYVPTPVVKGDRLFMVDDRGIAQCVKAETGEVVWFKRIGGNFGASPIIIGDTMLMISLEGKATLVAADDEFKKLGEVDLGGPVGATPAFVDGNLLLRVDDELRCLGAKRL, from the coding sequence ATGAAATCACTATGCTTGAATCGAGTCTTGCTGTCCGTGCTGATCGGCGCCGTGTCGCTTTGCGGCCGCCGAGCCCTGGCGGATTCTCCATCGCAGTGGAATCGGTTCCACGGTGACAACGGCCAGGGCTATGTTGCCGATGGAACATTGCCGGCGGCGTGGGACGCATCGGACTATACGTGGACACGGAAACTAGGCTCGCGAGACGTTTCGTCACCAATCGTGGTTGGCGACAGCGTGATGTTGTTGGTGTCGCACCCCGAGAAGCAGAAGATTGCCGTCGAGGCGTTGGATTTGGCGTCCGGAAAATTGAAATGGTCCAAGTCGTTTGACCAAGTTCCGCATCACTTGCATACGCGAAACACATTGGCAGCCAGCACTCCGGCGGGCGACGACGAATTCATCTTTGCCGCTTGGTCGGACCCGATGCACACGATTTTGAAGTGCTTTGATCACGATGGGAACGTCGTCTGGTCGCGAGACTTTGGCACGTGGCAGTCCCAGCATGGCTTCGGTACATCGCCCGTCATCATTGGTGACTTGGTCGTGCTGCTGAACTCACAACAGGCCGAACAGTTAAAAGAAGGTCAGCAGGCTGGCGTTTCTCGAATGATTGCTTTGGATCGCGAAAGCGGACAGACCGTTTGGGAGTCTCCATTGACAACGACTCGATCCTGTTACGGTGTGCCGGCAGTCTACGAAAAGGATGGCGAAGTCAATCAGATCATTGCGTCGAATTCCGGCAATGGGCTGTTTGCGATCGACCCGGCGAGCGGAAAAATGTTGTGGTCGATACCCGTATTCTCGCAACGTTCATGCAGCACGCCGATCGTGGTTGGCGATGTCGCGATTGGTTCTCACGGCAGCGGTGGTGGTGGCAATGAATTGGTGGCCGTGCGCATTCCGGCAACCAAAGATGCCCAACCCGAGGAACTCTATCGGATTATTCGCAACGCACCTTACGTTCCAACGCCAGTTGTGAAAGGCGATCGATTGTTCATGGTCGATGACCGTGGGATCGCGCAATGTGTGAAAGCGGAAACAGGCGAGGTCGTTTGGTTCAAGCGAATCGGCGGCAATTTTGGTGCTTCGCCGATCATCATTGGCGACACGATGTTGATGATCAGCTTGGAGGGTAAAGCGACTTTGGTCGCGGCGGATGACGAATTCAAGAAGCTTGGTGAAGTCGATTTGGGTGGCCCTGTCGGCGCGACTCCAGCTTTTGTGGACGGGAACCTGCTGCTGCGAGTCGATGACGAATTGCGATGCTTGGGCGCAAAGCGACTCTAA
- the gcvP gene encoding aminomethyl-transferring glycine dehydrogenase, giving the protein MNLASPSRAKSVVHLGDADPASLLDFADGFIRRHIGPSDDEVSQMLASLGFSELDEMSAATVPPEIRLERELDIPAPRGESEFLSALKTIAGKNKVYRSCIGMGYSATVTPPVILRNVLENPGWYTQYTPYQAEIAQGRLEALLNFQTMIADLTGLPLAGASLLDEATAAAEAMGMCAAIHNHKKTGFFASDECHPQTLALLETRARGLGIDLIVGPIAEVNFDHGDGGLCGLLVQYPTTDGRVQDYRELTASAAAKNCLVVAAADLLSLAILEAPGNWGADICVGSAQRFGVPMGLGGPHAAFISTHEKHARKLPGRLIGVSKDSHGNRALRMAIQTREQHIRRDKATSNICTAQALLAIISSFYGVYHGPNGLRQIARRTQAYTCALAKGLTRLGHTIVGNGPIFDTIRISLGKGRIHAARQVSDAARERQINLREYDDGTLGVTLDETSDRALVADLLAAFNFGHYTGFDVDSLVIEAAGEGMMSFGSLARTSDFMTHEVFHSHRSETQMLRYIFKLMGRDLSLAHSMIALGSCTMKLNATSEMIPVTWPEFANIHPFAPDTQWRGYTQMFRELERWLCEVTGFAAVSLQPNAGAQGEYAGLLVIRAYHEHAAALEGRENVRDVCLIPTSAHGTNPASAVMAGMKVVPIKCDDHGNIDMVDLRLKVEQNRKQLSALMVTYPSTHGVFEATIREVCDVVHQNGGQVYMDGANMNAQVGLTSPGKCGADVCHLNLHKTFCIPHGGGGPGMGPIGVAEQLLPFLPGHPVQRPDTAGEFAIGPVAAAPYGSPSILTISYVYIAMMGGAGLRKATQMAILNANYMAKRLADHYDVLYTDAGGRVAHEFIIDCRDFEKTAGIKIDDIAKRLMDYGFHSPTMSFPVPGTLMIEPTESESKAELDRFCDAMISIRAEIEAVEKGELDREDNPLKHAPHTMGAVTADQWPHAYSRDQAAWPMEWLRDAKFWPAVGRIDNAYGDRNLICSCPPMEEYS; this is encoded by the coding sequence ATGAACCTTGCATCGCCCTCTCGTGCCAAATCTGTTGTTCACCTCGGCGACGCGGACCCCGCGAGCCTACTTGATTTTGCCGACGGATTCATTCGCCGTCACATCGGGCCGTCGGACGACGAAGTTTCGCAAATGCTTGCCAGCCTAGGCTTCAGCGAGCTGGACGAAATGTCGGCGGCAACGGTCCCTCCGGAAATTCGGTTGGAACGTGAACTCGACATCCCTGCGCCTCGCGGCGAGTCGGAATTTCTGTCGGCACTAAAAACGATCGCGGGCAAGAACAAGGTTTACCGAAGCTGTATCGGAATGGGGTACTCCGCCACAGTAACTCCGCCGGTGATCCTAAGGAATGTGCTTGAAAACCCGGGCTGGTACACGCAGTACACGCCCTACCAAGCCGAGATTGCGCAGGGTCGCTTGGAAGCACTGCTGAATTTTCAAACCATGATCGCTGATCTGACCGGCTTGCCGCTTGCCGGTGCAAGTTTGTTGGACGAAGCCACCGCCGCGGCCGAAGCGATGGGAATGTGCGCGGCGATTCACAACCACAAAAAGACGGGCTTCTTTGCCAGCGACGAATGTCACCCGCAAACGTTAGCCTTGTTAGAAACACGCGCTCGTGGGTTAGGCATCGACCTGATCGTCGGCCCGATCGCAGAAGTCAACTTTGATCATGGCGACGGTGGGCTGTGCGGATTGTTAGTCCAGTACCCGACGACCGACGGCCGAGTGCAAGACTATCGCGAATTGACGGCGAGCGCAGCGGCGAAGAACTGCTTGGTGGTTGCGGCTGCGGATCTGCTGAGTTTGGCGATCTTAGAAGCCCCCGGAAACTGGGGCGCCGACATCTGTGTCGGCAGTGCCCAGCGGTTTGGTGTCCCGATGGGCTTGGGCGGGCCTCACGCTGCGTTCATTTCGACGCACGAAAAGCACGCTCGCAAGTTGCCCGGCCGGTTGATTGGTGTCTCCAAAGACTCGCATGGTAACCGCGCGTTGCGAATGGCGATCCAGACTCGTGAACAACACATTCGGCGAGACAAAGCGACCAGCAATATCTGCACGGCTCAAGCTCTACTGGCGATCATCAGTTCGTTCTACGGGGTCTATCATGGCCCCAATGGCCTGCGTCAAATTGCCCGGCGAACTCAGGCCTACACCTGTGCCTTGGCCAAGGGACTCACCCGACTTGGCCACACCATCGTCGGCAATGGGCCGATCTTCGATACGATTCGCATCAGCCTTGGCAAAGGCCGCATCCATGCCGCACGTCAAGTCAGCGACGCGGCTCGCGAACGACAAATCAATCTACGTGAATACGACGACGGCACGCTTGGCGTAACGCTGGACGAAACATCGGACCGAGCTCTCGTGGCGGACCTATTGGCCGCGTTCAACTTTGGCCACTACACCGGCTTTGACGTCGACTCGCTGGTAATTGAAGCGGCCGGAGAGGGCATGATGAGCTTCGGATCGCTCGCCCGAACGAGCGACTTCATGACTCACGAGGTCTTCCACAGTCACCGCAGCGAAACGCAGATGCTGCGCTACATTTTCAAACTGATGGGCCGCGATCTTTCGCTCGCCCATTCGATGATCGCACTGGGTTCATGCACGATGAAGCTGAATGCGACCAGCGAAATGATTCCCGTCACTTGGCCCGAGTTCGCCAATATTCATCCGTTCGCGCCCGACACACAGTGGCGTGGTTACACGCAGATGTTCCGCGAACTCGAACGATGGTTATGCGAAGTCACCGGTTTCGCAGCAGTTAGTTTGCAACCCAACGCTGGCGCGCAAGGTGAATACGCGGGGCTATTGGTCATTCGCGCCTACCACGAACATGCCGCTGCTCTTGAAGGCCGCGAAAACGTTCGCGACGTCTGCCTGATTCCAACTTCGGCGCACGGAACCAACCCTGCGTCTGCGGTGATGGCGGGCATGAAAGTGGTTCCGATCAAGTGCGACGACCACGGCAACATTGACATGGTGGATCTGCGACTAAAAGTAGAACAAAATCGCAAACAATTATCGGCGCTGATGGTGACCTATCCATCAACGCACGGAGTATTCGAAGCCACGATTCGCGAAGTCTGCGACGTCGTTCACCAAAACGGCGGGCAAGTGTACATGGACGGTGCCAACATGAACGCGCAAGTGGGGCTGACCAGCCCCGGCAAGTGCGGCGCGGATGTCTGTCACTTGAATTTGCACAAAACGTTTTGCATTCCTCACGGCGGCGGCGGTCCCGGCATGGGGCCGATCGGCGTCGCTGAACAGTTGCTACCTTTTCTGCCAGGGCACCCCGTCCAGCGTCCTGACACGGCTGGCGAGTTTGCGATTGGCCCCGTCGCCGCGGCTCCCTACGGCAGCCCTAGCATTTTGACGATCAGCTATGTCTACATCGCGATGATGGGCGGCGCGGGTCTGAGAAAGGCGACACAGATGGCAATCCTAAACGCAAACTACATGGCAAAACGGCTCGCCGATCACTACGACGTGCTGTACACCGATGCGGGTGGCCGAGTCGCACACGAATTCATCATCGATTGCCGCGACTTTGAAAAAACTGCAGGGATCAAAATCGACGACATCGCCAAGCGATTGATGGACTACGGTTTCCACAGCCCGACGATGTCGTTCCCAGTGCCAGGCACGCTAATGATCGAACCGACCGAGAGCGAATCGAAAGCCGAACTCGATCGATTCTGTGACGCGATGATATCGATCCGTGCTGAAATCGAAGCCGTCGAAAAGGGCGAACTCGATCGCGAAGACAACCCACTGAAACATGCACCGCATACGATGGGAGCAGTGACTGCCGACCAGTGGCCCCACGCCTATTCACGTGACCAGGCCGCATGGCCGATGGAGTGGCTCCGTGACGCAAAGTTCTGGCCAGCGGTCGGACGAATCGACAACGCTTATGGCGATCGAAATCTGATTTGCTCGTGCCCACCGATGGAAGAGTATTCCTAA